The sequence CACCTCGCCGACAGGGATGACGACGGCCTGGTCGGCAGGGAGGACTTCGTCACGGTCCTCGCCGCCATCGGCGTCCGGGCCCCCGAGGCCGGGGCATCCTTCGACCGGCTCACCGAGCAGAGCGGACAGCTGACGAAGAACCAGCTGATGGCCGCCGCCACCCAGTACTACTGCAATGAGGACCCGGCCGACACCGCAAGTCATCTGCTCTTCGGCGCACTGTGAGGTAATCCCACATTGGACCTGATCGCGGTGGCGGAAACGGGCACGTGCACTACGGCGGACACCACAGCCGCCCCGGTGAACCGAGTGCAGATGCTGAACGATGTGCTCTTCGACGGGCGTTTCGACGATCTGCACAAGCCATGGACGATACTTTTCCGCCGGGAAATTTTCCGCTACCGCGACGGGTTGTCATCTTCAGAACGTACCGACCTCGCTTATGAGCGTTTACGGGTCGTGAACGAAGAAATCGACGACGTCGAGGACTTGGTCAGCGCAACTGACCAACTGGTTTCACTGCACGAATGGCTGGGAGTGGTCGACGGCACGCTGACCACTCTGGCGACCATCCACTACAACCTGTTCCTGGGCAGCCTCCTCCGCCTCGACCCGCGACGCACGGTGGACCTCACACCGTTCACCCGGCTGCGGCGGTACGGCACCGTGCTGATCACCGAACTCGGCTACGGAAACAACGCGGCCGAGTTGGAGACCACGGCGACCTACCAGCCGGAAACCGACACCTTTGTGCTGCACACCCCTTCGCGCGGCGCCCAGAAGTTCATGCCCAACACCGGCCCCGCCGGCGGACCCAAGAGCGGCCTGGTCGCCGCCCGGCTGACCGTCCGCGACCAGGATTGCGGCGTGTTCCTGTTCCTCGTTCCGCTGCGCGACGAACACGGGCCGCTGCCCGGCATCCGGGTGCGCCCGCTCCCCCAGACACCCGGGTCCGCGGTGGATCACGCCATCACCTCGTTCGACCGGGTCGTGCTCCCGCGTACGGCGCTGCTGGCCGGCGACCACGGGGACCTGACCACGGAGGGGGCCTTCCACAGCGCGCTCGGCAGCCGGCGGCGCCGGTTCCTGCGGTCCATCCAGCGCGTCACCACGGGCAAACTCTGCCTGAGCGCGGGTGCCCTGGCCGGAGCCCGGGCGGGTCTCACCATCGCCGTACGGTATGCCCACCGCCGGCACACCTTCGCCCCGGCGAGCAGGTCCGGCGTCCCGGTCTTTGCCTACCGCTGCCACCAGACGAGGCTGCTCGGGGCCGTGGCCCGCGCCTACGCGGCGACGTTCCTGCTGCGCGAGACCACCCGCAGCTGCGCGGACGCGGACGCCGCCGAACGGGCCGACGCGGAGGTTCTGGTCGCCGCGGCGAAAGGCTGGATCACGTGGCAGGCCAGGGACATCGTGATCGAGTGCCGGGAACGCTGCGGGGCTCAGGGGCTGCTGTCGACCAACCGGATCGTCGATCTGCTGACGCCGATCGAGAGCACCATCACCGCCGAAGGCGACAACCTGGTCATCTGGACGAAGGCCGGCGCCGACATGCTGATCGGGCGCGGCTACCGCCCTCCCCCGGCCCCCGCGGTACGCACCGGCGCGCTGACCGACTGCGCCGTCCTGTTCGACTTGCTCGTGCGGCACGAGCTGTACTGCTTCCGGTACGCCCGCGGCCGGCTCAGCCGCCCCGGCGCCGACCCGATGGACCGCTGGAACCACGCGGTGAACCCGGCCCTGGACCTCGTGGGCGCGTATGCCACCCGGCGCGCCGCCCAGGCATTCCTGGCCGCCGCGGGCCGCGTCGGCGACACCGCCACGCGCAGCCTGCTCGCGCAGGTCTTCCCACTGTTCGCGCTGCAACATCTCGCGCCCCACGCAGGGTTGCTGCTGGCGGACGGCCACCTCACCGCCGAGGCGGCCCGGGATCTGGCCCCCGCCGTCGACCGCGTCAGCGCCGCACTGGCCCCCCACGCGCTCACCCTCGTGGAGGCCTTCGCCGTTCCGGACGCCATTCTCCAGGCCCCCATCGCCACCGACGGCTACGACGCCGCCTACGACGACCCGGCGGGACCCTGGCAGCAGGCACCGTCCCTCTGAACCTGAACCTGAACCTGAATCTGGGGTGGCCCGGTCTCGCCCTTCCCGTCCTTCCTGTCCTTCCCGCCCCTCGTTCCGGGGAGCGCTATCGGCCGTGAGCGGAGCGTCCACCGGGGCCCGGCCCGCAGGCGGCGCGTCAGCCGAGGTCCAGCAACTGCTCGTAGAAGCCGCCGATTTCCCGTTCCCTGTCGATGAGGTGGATCTCCAGGATCCAGTGGCAGTGCCGGCCTGACTTGTCGGTCCGCCGCATCGGGGTGTCGTTGGCCGGGGTGATGTAGGACTCGGTGTCGGCGCCGTCGATCTTCTCGTGCGGGAATTCTCCGACCAGGTGGCCCGCGTGCCACCCTCCCAGGGCCCAGCCGGCTTCGACAGCAAGGTCCTCGACCCGCTCGTACAGCTGCTTGCCGGTGATGTCCGGGGCGGCCTCGAAGGCTTGGCGCCCGGCCGCGAAGATCTTGGGCAGGTCGTCGCGCAGGCGGTGTTTGACGGGGTCGTCGCCCAGGACGTAAGTGCGGCCGAAGTCGGCTTCGTACTCCTCGAAGATCGGGCCGAAGTCGGCGAAGGCGATGTCGTCGGCACCGATGGTGCGGTCCGGCGGGTTCTCCCGGTACGGGTGGAGGGTGTGGGGTCCGGAGCGGATGATCCGTTTGTGCCAGTGGCGGGTGGTGCCGAACATCTCGTTTGCCAGGTCACGGACACGGTCACTGACCGCGCGCTCGCTCTCGCCGGGGGCCACCAGGCCGCGGGCCGCGATCTCGTGGAACAGCGCCTCGGCCTTGGCCTGGGCCTCCAGCAGCCGCTCGGCGCGTACGGATTCATTCGCCATGCGACAAAACCCTAAGGGCTGTGCCGTCCTCCCTGCTGGACCGGCACACAGCGGCAGGCTGCCCTCCGGGCACGCGAAGGCTTCGATGGCTCGCCGACGGGGACGGAAGGCCAGGGACGACCACCGCCTGGGGGTCAGGCCGGCTCCCCCGCCAGTGAGTAGGCCCGGTGAGTGGGCCCGCCTCCCCCCAACTCCCGCAGCACGTCGGGCAGATCAGTTAGCCGCTCTCAACTGCCGCATAAGGGGGAAACCTGCCCTTTCCCTTCCTGATGGCAAGGGTCTTTGCCTGCGCGACGACCAGCGCCGGACTGCGTCGCCCCCTGCGGCGCCCCCACCGCGAGACCGCCGCAAGTGGATCTTGTGCTTTAGAACCAAAGGCGAACGCCCCTTTTGGATCTCTGCATAACAGGCTCCTGCAGGGGACTGTCTTTGCATGAGCGATTACACGAATTACATCCGAACTCCCTTGTGGTCTATGCCACTTTCGATGAGTGACTTGAGCCACATCGCCATCCCAGTCAGTTCGTGAACAGGGAATATCACCGCTTGTAACCAACCCTTCACGGCGATCGACTTGGCGTGCCGCTCGAAATACCCCGGCCGCCAGGGCAAGATGGAGGCATTGACCGCTCGGTCGGTGACGTAGATCACTAAATACCTGAAGTGCTTGCGCTTCGGATTGAGCGAAAACCAAGAAGGGCCCTGCCTCCTAGGCGCCAACCCGGCGGAGACAGGACCCGGCTGCAGCGGCCTCGGCTCACCAGCCGAGGCCACACTGCTCAGTGGAGATGCTGAAAGGCCTCCCGCAGGAACTTCAATGCCGCAAAGAGCGGACCGAACCAGCGGACCTTCCGAAAATGGCCTTCCCACGTGCAGCGCCTGCAGCAGCAACCATCCGGGCAAGCGCCCATCGGCCACCACCTCCAATCCAGGGCCGGACTGTCGCAGCCCCGCGGGAGCCGCGAGCTGAAGCCCCATTGGCTGGAGGTAAGGCATCACATTAGCCGGGCCCACCGTCATACACCGTCCCCCATGCCCTCGCCCCGCCTTCCACGACGCCCCGAATCGGGCACCGAGGGCCGCCAGTTCATCCGGCCGCGCCATACTGGCCGCCCGCTTTGCGCCTCGGACCTGCAGGCTCGCTTTTACCGGCGGGTAGTACCGGGTGCCAGTTCCCCACGCTCAAGTTGTCTAAATCACACGGAAACCGCGCTCCCGTGATAGGGAAGCGCGGCCACTGGGGTGCGACATCCGGCCACTCCCACACTGCTCCGTACCGGCGGGAGTCCTCATTCCGTATCAACGGGCGGGCCTTCGCTCCGTATTGCCTGGCGGACCCTCGCTCCGTACCGCCGGGCGGGCGGTCAAGTCGGGGAAGGTCACAGCCACATGGGCAACTGCCGTGTCGGGCGGACTGTCTTGGTGGGGCGAGCGTGAGCCGTCATGGGCCTCGGCGGGCGTTGAGCCGGGCGGCCTGGCGCGTCAAGTGGTCGCGCTCGGCGAGGTTGGGTGCCTGGGCGGCCGCCTCGGCGTACAGCCGTGCCGCCGTCGCCAGGTCGCCGTCGCGCTCGTGGAGGTACGCCGCCACCGCGGCGTAACGGGGCACGGGGTGTCCCCTGCTGGAAGTGCCGGGGGAGGAGTCGTCCAGCTCCGCGAGTGCCGCCAGGCCGGCGCGCGGTCCGTCGGCCTCGCCGACGGCCACCGCGCGGTTGAGTCGGACGACCGGGCTGTCGGTCAGGCGCGCGAGCTCGTCGTACCACTCGACGATCTGCACCCAGTCGGTCTCCTCTGCGGTGGGGGCGTCGGCGTGGAGTGCCGCGATGGCGGCCTGGGCCTGGAACTCACCCAGCCGGTCGCGGGCGAGGGCCGCCTGCAGGATCCCGATGCCCTCGGCGATCAACCCGGTGTCCCACCGGCCGCGGTCCTGTTCGGCGAGCGGCACCAGGCTGCCGTCGGGCGCGGTCCGGGCGGCGCGCCGGGCGTGGTGGAGCAGCATGAGGGCGAGCAGCCCCGCCACCTCGGGGTGGTCGACCTGGGCCGCGAGTTGCCGGGTGAGCCGGATGGCCTCGGCGGCGAGGTCGATGTCGCCGGAGTAGCCCTCGTTGAAGACCAAGTAGAGGACGCGGAGCACGGTGGCGACGTCGCCGGGCCGGTCGAACCTTCCCCGAGCCCCCGGCTTCGCTCGCGCAGGGGATACCCCCGTGCCGGAGACGGTGCGCTTGGCCCGGCTGATGCGCTGCGCCATGGTCGCCTCGGGCACCAGATAGGCCTGGGCGATCTGGCGGGTGGTCAGCCCGCCGACGGCGCGCAGGGTCAGGGCAACCGCGGAGGACGGCGACAGTGACGGGTGGGCACACAGGAAGTAGAGCTGGAGCGTGTCGTCCACCGCGGGCACGGGGCCGGGCGCCGGCTCCTCGTCGAAGCGGTCTTCGCGCCGGCGGCGGGCGGCCTCGGCGCGGGTCGCGTCGAGGAACCGGCGCCAGGCCACGGTGACCAGCCAGCCCTTCGGGTCCCGGGGCGGATCGGCCGGCCAGACGCGGATCGCCTCGACCAGCGCGTCCTGCACGGCGTCCTCGGCCGCCGCGAAGTCGGCTCCGCGGCGGACGAGGATCCCGAGCACGCTCGGTGTGAGGCTCCGGAGCAGGACCTCGTTCACCTCAGGGTCACTCCGTGATGGTGGGGGGCGCGGTCAGGAACGGACGCACTTCGAGCCACTCGTGGATCGGCTTCCCGCCCGCCCCGGGGGCGGCCGACAGCTCCCCGGCCAGCTCGACGGCGCGCTCATAGCTGTCGACGTCGATCACCATCCAGCCGGCGATGAGGTCCTTGGTCTCGGCGAACGGACCGTCGGTGACCGGCGGGCGCCCCTCGCCGTCGTACCGGACCCACGTCCCCTCGGGGGCGAGCGCCTGACCGCCGACGAACTCGCCGGTCCCCTCGAGCCGGTCCGCGAAGTCCTGCATGTACTGCATGTGGGCCGAGATCTCCTCCGGCGTCCACCGGTCCATGGGTACATCGTTCACCGCAGCCGGAGCGCCGCGGTAGTGCTTGAGCAGCAGGTACTTGGCCATCGTGATTCTCCTCGGTGCTGGTGCGGCCCATTGTGGTCGCATTCACTGCAGGGACGGAGCCGGTCACGGGTTCTCGACATCGCGGGCCACATTTTTTTCGCTCTCGTAGAGGAGCCCGGGTGAGCCGTCCAGGGGGTGTCTCCCCGATCTCGGTGGAAGTGCAGGTGGAAGCACGGGGGCGGGACCTCGCCGACGGCATCGTGCAGGCAAGATCAGGTTGCGGGGGGGCAGGGAGGACTCCGGGTACGGTCCGCGAGCGGACGCTCACCGTCCCGGATTGCGGTTGCCGCGGCATGGGCGGTCCCCTCGTGCGGGTCGCATAGGTCGTACGCGTCGCACGGGTCGGCCGCGGTGAGCGTCACCAGGGCGAGGGGCGCGGTCACGCTCACCCACCGGCCGCTGCGCACACCTGCCGCCCCGGCCGGCGCCTGCTGATCGGGGCCGCCGGTCCGGACCGGTCCGGGCAGGGTCGCCTCTGGCGGCTGTTCGCTCTTCATCCGAGCGCTCCGCACCTGTCCGTGTCAGGGGATTCCTGCATTTTCTTCGATCCCTCTCCCCAAGAACCGCCGGACGGCGGCCCCCTGGCCTGCGGCGCGTCTGCGCCATCGGGCAGTGGCTCTGCCGACCGGCTCATCCGATCACACGGTTACGATGATCTCCGCTGCGGCACCATGTCAGGGGCATGCCGCCCCTTTGGCGTGCCACGTCAAGGCGGGCACCACAGAACAGAACACACGGGGGATCGATGGCCGGCAATTCCGGATATCACGTGCAACAGGGCGGCATGGACGCCGAGGCGAAGAAGCTCGACTCGGCGGGAGACGACACCGGCGACATCAAGGCCGCCATAGCCGACGCGGTCTGCTTCGACGACGACATGCTCGGCGGCTCCGATTCCGGCCCCGCCTACCGGTCGTTCTCCACCGCCTGGCAGCAGGAAGCGAAGACCCTCGAAAGCGCGCTCCACGAGCTCGCCGACAAGGTCCGGGCGTCCAAGGGCAACTATGACCAGGCCGACCATGAGGTCATCTCCCAGGTCGGCGGTGCGGCGGGCGCGGGGAACCCGTCATGGACGACCAGGCCGGCCCCCGTGACCGACCGGTCCCCCTTCGGCTGAGCCGGCCTGAGCCTTCCGCCCGACGACAACTTCGCACACAAAGGTCTGTTCACACCCCATGGCCGAGCAGGGATCCACCACAGAGCGTCGCGCCAAGCTGGAGGAGTGCTACAAGCGACTCCTCGACTGCGACGACAAGAACGACATGATCGCCG is a genomic window of Streptomyces sp. Edi2 containing:
- a CDS encoding DUF6596 domain-containing protein, whose amino-acid sequence is MNEVLLRSLTPSVLGILVRRGADFAAAEDAVQDALVEAIRVWPADPPRDPKGWLVTVAWRRFLDATRAEAARRRREDRFDEEPAPGPVPAVDDTLQLYFLCAHPSLSPSSAVALTLRAVGGLTTRQIAQAYLVPEATMAQRISRAKRTVSGTGVSPARAKPGARGRFDRPGDVATVLRVLYLVFNEGYSGDIDLAAEAIRLTRQLAAQVDHPEVAGLLALMLLHHARRAARTAPDGSLVPLAEQDRGRWDTGLIAEGIGILQAALARDRLGEFQAQAAIAALHADAPTAEETDWVQIVEWYDELARLTDSPVVRLNRAVAVGEADGPRAGLAALAELDDSSPGTSSRGHPVPRYAAVAAYLHERDGDLATAARLYAEAAAQAPNLAERDHLTRQAARLNARRGP
- a CDS encoding M24 family metallopeptidase gives rise to the protein MANESVRAERLLEAQAKAEALFHEIAARGLVAPGESERAVSDRVRDLANEMFGTTRHWHKRIIRSGPHTLHPYRENPPDRTIGADDIAFADFGPIFEEYEADFGRTYVLGDDPVKHRLRDDLPKIFAAGRQAFEAAPDITGKQLYERVEDLAVEAGWALGGWHAGHLVGEFPHEKIDGADTESYITPANDTPMRRTDKSGRHCHWILEIHLIDREREIGGFYEQLLDLG
- a CDS encoding type VII secretion target — encoded protein: MAGNSGYHVQQGGMDAEAKKLDSAGDDTGDIKAAIADAVCFDDDMLGGSDSGPAYRSFSTAWQQEAKTLESALHELADKVRASKGNYDQADHEVISQVGGAAGAGNPSWTTRPAPVTDRSPFG
- a CDS encoding acyl-CoA dehydrogenase — encoded protein: MNEEIDDVEDLVSATDQLVSLHEWLGVVDGTLTTLATIHYNLFLGSLLRLDPRRTVDLTPFTRLRRYGTVLITELGYGNNAAELETTATYQPETDTFVLHTPSRGAQKFMPNTGPAGGPKSGLVAARLTVRDQDCGVFLFLVPLRDEHGPLPGIRVRPLPQTPGSAVDHAITSFDRVVLPRTALLAGDHGDLTTEGAFHSALGSRRRRFLRSIQRVTTGKLCLSAGALAGARAGLTIAVRYAHRRHTFAPASRSGVPVFAYRCHQTRLLGAVARAYAATFLLRETTRSCADADAAERADAEVLVAAAKGWITWQARDIVIECRERCGAQGLLSTNRIVDLLTPIESTITAEGDNLVIWTKAGADMLIGRGYRPPPAPAVRTGALTDCAVLFDLLVRHELYCFRYARGRLSRPGADPMDRWNHAVNPALDLVGAYATRRAAQAFLAAAGRVGDTATRSLLAQVFPLFALQHLAPHAGLLLADGHLTAEAARDLAPAVDRVSAALAPHALTLVEAFAVPDAILQAPIATDGYDAAYDDPAGPWQQAPSL
- a CDS encoding YciI family protein, with the protein product MAKYLLLKHYRGAPAAVNDVPMDRWTPEEISAHMQYMQDFADRLEGTGEFVGGQALAPEGTWVRYDGEGRPPVTDGPFAETKDLIAGWMVIDVDSYERAVELAGELSAAPGAGGKPIHEWLEVRPFLTAPPTITE